The Bacillus vallismortis genome window below encodes:
- a CDS encoding MauE/DoxX family redox-associated membrane protein — protein sequence MISISLVFRLLLANIFISTSFSKIMKFSDFKKTVFSFTKINNSRVILTSSIFVITAELILSLLLLFQSTRWIGALGIFILLLVFTILISFNLKKRNIIKCSCGGVLGSSFIGKKTIFRNLSLMLLSFAILIIPTRTNTVNVYNFILLELGIVFLFIGLIIARNIHNLLDEKWDLNAD from the coding sequence ATGATTAGTATCTCCTTAGTTTTCCGTTTACTCTTGGCAAATATATTTATAAGTACGAGTTTTTCAAAGATAATGAAGTTCTCAGATTTCAAAAAAACAGTATTTTCCTTTACTAAGATTAATAACTCACGAGTCATTTTAACTTCATCTATATTTGTCATTACAGCAGAGTTGATTTTATCATTATTATTACTTTTTCAATCGACGAGATGGATCGGGGCACTTGGAATATTCATTCTACTACTAGTATTTACAATATTAATATCATTTAATTTAAAGAAAAGAAATATTATAAAATGTAGTTGTGGAGGAGTTCTTGGGAGCAGCTTCATTGGAAAAAAAACCATTTTCAGAAATTTGAGCTTAATGCTCTTATCTTTCGCTATACTTATTATTCCCACCAGAACAAATACAGTAAATGTATACAACTTCATCTTACTAGAACTTGGAATAGTTTTTTTATTTATAGGCCTTATCATTGCTCGTAACATACATAATTTATTAGATGAAAAGTGGGATTTAAATGCAGATTGA
- the glcU gene encoding glucose uptake protein GlcU — protein MDLLLALLPALFWGSIVLFNVKLGGGPYSQTLGTTIGALIVSIVIYFFVQPALSLRIFIVGIVSGLFWSLGQSNQLKSIELMGVSKTMPISTGMQLVSTSLFGVIVFREWSTPIAITLGILALIFIIVGIILASLEDKKDKKEGEPSNFKKGILILLVSTLGYLVYVVVARLFNVSGWSALLPQAIGMVIGGLALTYKHKPFNKYAIRNILPGLIWAGGNMFLFISQPKVGVATSFSLSQMGIVISTLGGIFILREKKSKRQLIGIGIGIALIIAAAIFLGIAKTNS, from the coding sequence ATGGATTTATTATTGGCTCTTCTCCCGGCTTTGTTTTGGGGGAGCATTGTTCTCTTCAATGTGAAATTAGGCGGTGGACCGTACAGCCAGACACTCGGAACGACGATCGGGGCGCTCATTGTGTCTATCGTGATTTATTTTTTTGTTCAGCCCGCTCTGTCACTGCGCATTTTTATTGTCGGCATCGTATCCGGCTTATTTTGGTCCCTTGGACAGAGCAACCAGCTGAAAAGCATTGAATTGATGGGTGTGTCCAAAACAATGCCGATTTCCACTGGAATGCAGCTCGTTTCAACCTCACTGTTCGGTGTGATTGTGTTTCGTGAATGGTCTACACCGATTGCGATTACGCTTGGCATTCTCGCTCTGATCTTTATCATCGTGGGAATCATTCTCGCATCATTGGAAGATAAGAAAGATAAGAAAGAGGGTGAGCCAAGCAACTTTAAAAAAGGCATATTGATTCTTCTTGTCTCGACGCTCGGTTATTTGGTGTATGTCGTCGTTGCCAGATTGTTTAATGTGTCTGGCTGGTCGGCTCTTTTGCCGCAGGCGATCGGGATGGTAATCGGGGGACTTGCTTTAACCTATAAACACAAACCCTTTAACAAATATGCAATCAGAAATATCCTCCCCGGCTTAATCTGGGCAGGAGGAAATATGTTTCTGTTTATTTCTCAGCCGAAGGTCGGCGTCGCAACAAGCTTTTCCCTCTCGCAAATGGGAATTGTCATTTCTACGCTCGGCGGCATATTCATCCTGCGTGAAAAGAAATCAAAACGCCAGCTTATTGGGATTGGGATTGGGATTGCGCTGATTATCGCGGCAGCCATATTTTTAGGAATCGCCAAAACAAATTCATAA
- the gdh gene encoding glucose 1-dehydrogenase, which translates to MYPDLKGKVVAITGAASGLGKAMAIRFGKEQAKVVINYFSEKQNPNEVKEAVIKAGGEAVIVQGDVTKEEDVKNIVQTAIKEFGTLDIMINNAGLENPVASHEMPLKDWDKVISTNLTGAFLGSREAIKYFVEHDIKGNVINMSSVHEVIPWPLFVHYAASKGGIKLMTETLALEYAPKGIRVNNIGPGAINTPINAEKFADPKQKADVESMIPMGYIGEPEEIAAVAVWLASKESSYVTGITLFADGGMTQYPSFQAGRG; encoded by the coding sequence ATGTATCCGGATTTAAAAGGAAAAGTCGTCGCCATTACAGGAGCCGCATCAGGCCTTGGGAAAGCCATGGCCATTCGCTTCGGCAAGGAGCAGGCGAAAGTGGTGATCAACTACTTTAGCGAAAAACAGAATCCGAACGAGGTCAAAGAAGCGGTCATCAAGGCGGGCGGTGAAGCCGTTATCGTCCAAGGAGATGTTACGAAAGAGGAAGATGTGAAAAACATTGTACAAACTGCGATTAAAGAGTTCGGCACACTCGATATTATGATAAATAACGCCGGACTTGAAAATCCTGTGGCGTCTCACGAAATGCCGCTGAAGGATTGGGATAAAGTCATCAGCACGAACTTAACCGGCGCTTTTTTAGGAAGCCGGGAAGCGATTAAATATTTCGTAGAACACGATATCAAGGGAAATGTCATCAACATGTCCAGTGTGCATGAAGTGATTCCGTGGCCGTTATTTGTCCACTATGCGGCTAGTAAAGGCGGGATTAAACTGATGACGGAAACATTAGCGCTGGAGTACGCGCCTAAGGGCATTCGTGTCAATAATATTGGGCCAGGCGCGATCAACACGCCAATCAATGCCGAAAAATTCGCTGATCCTAAACAGAAAGCAGATGTTGAAAGCATGATTCCGATGGGATATATCGGCGAACCGGAGGAAATCGCCGCGGTAGCGGTATGGCTTGCTTCGAAGGAATCAAGCTACGTCACAGGTATCACGTTATTCGCGGACGGCGGTATGACACAATACCCTTCCTTCCAGGCAGGACGCGGATAA
- a CDS encoding YcnI family protein: MLKKIAFTLCPAIVGSLLFFTAPASAHVTVKPAESAAGSWETYTMKVPSEKNLPTTKVVLKMPKDVEFQQYEPIPGWKISTQKHDDQSVSVTWEATDGGIQEGQFQRFTFVAKNPDKAEEAAWDAYQYYKDGSIVEWTGDEDADTPHSITNITAAKQVTDEHGATKTEDDSEDTGSSALNITAIVLSAAAIILSVAALVKKKRA; this comes from the coding sequence TTGTTAAAAAAAATCGCATTCACACTATGTCCAGCTATTGTCGGCTCACTTTTATTCTTTACGGCCCCTGCCAGCGCGCACGTTACTGTAAAGCCCGCTGAATCCGCTGCAGGTTCATGGGAAACCTATACAATGAAGGTTCCTTCTGAAAAAAACCTGCCGACAACAAAGGTTGTCCTCAAAATGCCGAAGGATGTTGAGTTCCAGCAGTACGAGCCGATTCCGGGCTGGAAGATATCCACCCAGAAACACGATGATCAATCAGTTTCCGTCACATGGGAGGCGACTGACGGCGGCATTCAGGAAGGACAGTTCCAGCGGTTTACCTTTGTTGCCAAAAACCCTGACAAAGCGGAGGAAGCCGCTTGGGACGCATACCAATATTACAAGGACGGCAGCATTGTCGAATGGACAGGTGACGAGGATGCGGATACGCCTCATTCCATTACAAACATCACTGCTGCAAAACAAGTGACAGATGAGCACGGCGCCACGAAAACGGAAGACGATTCCGAAGACACAGGCTCTTCAGCTCTCAACATCACAGCGATTGTGCTGTCTGCCGCAGCCATCATTTTGTCTGTAGCAGCGCTTGTAAAGAAAAAGCGCGCCTAA
- a CDS encoding copper resistance CopC/CopD family protein: protein MKRNRWWIIFLLFLVFLPKTSFAHAYIVKSSPSENSELKSAPAHAEIEFNEPVEEGFHYIKVYNSNGERVDNGKTEIKKDNNHIMTVKLKKNLPHDVYRAEWNAVSADGHPVSGVIPFSIGKAEGGFSSQKAAGSPLNPETAADRAMLYTALSLFIGTVFFHLFWYKGDSEQLAKRTRRILIVSITALGLALLLQLPIQTKANAGGWDSAFQPIYIRETLFETAGGTIWIIQAALFVLLALSVIPAIRKNRYSSFGYWTAPLIFFFGLLLAKAFTGHAAVVEEKAVGILMDFLHLSSASIWVGGIAALVLLFANEWKQPDKTLAWETVSRFSPWALTAVGVILFSGLLNGFFIIRSMDSLFRTAYGQALLVKSGLFVLMLALGAVHFLLTRKQRRAGISRTVKAEWAIGIAVLITAAVFTSLPSPPEPVPEPFYQTKAIENGQSVSLSISPNQPGKNVFELRVTDHNGDPVKNIQQITLTVYKTGLSGSENKNTFQLKEKAKGVFQDENLSINEKGNWKIKVHGLTGDFNEINMMFTKTN from the coding sequence ATGAAGCGAAACAGATGGTGGATCATCTTTCTGCTTTTTCTTGTTTTCCTGCCGAAAACAAGCTTTGCTCACGCCTATATCGTCAAATCTTCACCTAGTGAAAACAGCGAATTAAAAAGCGCACCTGCACATGCAGAAATCGAATTTAATGAACCGGTAGAAGAAGGGTTTCATTACATTAAAGTCTATAATTCAAACGGCGAACGGGTGGATAACGGCAAGACTGAAATCAAAAAAGATAACAATCACATCATGACAGTGAAGCTGAAAAAGAATCTGCCGCATGATGTGTACAGAGCGGAATGGAATGCCGTGTCCGCGGACGGGCATCCGGTCTCCGGCGTCATACCGTTCAGCATCGGGAAAGCGGAAGGCGGATTCAGCAGCCAAAAAGCAGCAGGTTCACCGCTGAACCCGGAAACAGCCGCAGACCGAGCGATGCTGTATACAGCCTTATCTTTGTTTATCGGGACGGTTTTCTTCCATCTCTTCTGGTATAAAGGGGATTCAGAACAACTCGCCAAACGGACGAGACGCATCTTGATCGTCTCGATTACCGCATTGGGCCTGGCCCTTTTGCTTCAGCTTCCGATTCAGACAAAAGCAAACGCGGGCGGCTGGGACAGCGCCTTCCAGCCGATCTATATCAGAGAGACACTGTTTGAGACAGCAGGCGGCACCATTTGGATCATACAGGCCGCGCTGTTCGTGCTGCTAGCACTGTCTGTGATCCCTGCGATACGCAAAAACCGCTATTCGTCCTTTGGCTATTGGACAGCGCCGCTCATTTTCTTTTTCGGTCTCCTGCTTGCCAAAGCGTTTACCGGCCATGCTGCTGTCGTTGAAGAAAAAGCGGTCGGGATTTTGATGGATTTCCTTCATTTATCATCCGCTTCCATCTGGGTCGGCGGAATAGCGGCACTCGTTTTGCTGTTCGCAAACGAATGGAAGCAGCCTGACAAAACGCTCGCATGGGAAACGGTAAGCCGCTTCTCGCCGTGGGCGCTTACTGCAGTCGGCGTCATTTTATTTTCAGGTTTGCTTAATGGATTTTTCATCATTCGTTCGATGGATTCACTGTTCCGCACAGCGTATGGGCAAGCTCTTTTAGTTAAAAGCGGATTGTTTGTGTTGATGCTGGCCTTAGGCGCGGTTCATTTTCTGCTCACCAGAAAACAGCGCCGCGCAGGAATCAGCCGGACCGTGAAAGCGGAATGGGCAATCGGCATCGCTGTATTGATCACAGCGGCCGTGTTTACCAGCCTGCCGAGCCCGCCTGAGCCGGTGCCGGAACCGTTCTACCAAACCAAAGCGATTGAGAACGGGCAAAGCGTTTCTCTCAGCATCAGCCCGAACCAGCCTGGCAAAAACGTATTTGAGCTGCGAGTCACCGACCATAACGGCGACCCGGTAAAAAACATCCAGCAAATCACGTTAACCGTTTATAAAACAGGTCTGTCAGGCAGCGAGAACAAAAACACCTTCCAATTAAAAGAGAAAGCAAAGGGCGTCTTCCAGGATGAAAACCTATCCATTAATGAAAAAGGAAACTGGAAGATCAAAGTCCACGGTTTGACCGGTGACTTTAACGAAATCAATATGATGTTTACAAAAACCAATTAG
- the ycnK gene encoding copper uptake transcriptional regulator YcnK, with translation MLPINRQQHILKWLKEEGALKITDISARFGVSEMTVYRDVNQLVQSNQVIKTAGGITLPARTPQADHMCSYCLKPVNQVHSVQLITVNQDIEQLCCAHCAFLRYADKTEEISHLICRDFLLHTTVSAGSAYFVVNAELNLHCCQPQAIPFATLDHAERFQKGFGGAVRTFDQALEDMLQDRKKRCTCTKN, from the coding sequence ATGCTTCCGATTAATAGACAGCAACACATACTGAAGTGGCTGAAAGAAGAAGGCGCGCTCAAAATTACTGATATCAGCGCACGGTTCGGCGTTTCGGAAATGACGGTATACAGAGATGTCAATCAGCTCGTTCAGTCAAATCAGGTCATCAAAACGGCCGGCGGCATCACGCTCCCAGCCCGAACACCTCAAGCGGATCATATGTGCAGCTATTGCCTAAAACCGGTCAATCAAGTCCATTCGGTTCAGCTGATTACGGTAAACCAAGACATTGAACAGCTGTGCTGCGCACATTGTGCGTTTTTGCGTTACGCAGATAAAACGGAAGAGATTTCACACTTAATTTGCCGAGATTTTCTGTTACACACAACCGTCAGTGCCGGTTCGGCTTATTTTGTGGTAAATGCTGAATTAAACCTGCACTGCTGCCAGCCGCAGGCGATTCCGTTTGCGACACTCGATCATGCCGAACGGTTTCAAAAAGGATTCGGCGGAGCCGTCCGCACCTTCGATCAGGCGCTGGAAGATATGCTTCAGGACAGAAAAAAGCGCTGCACCTGCACCAAGAATTAA